The Deltaproteobacteria bacterium genome contains a region encoding:
- a CDS encoding glycosyltransferase family 39 protein gives MVWRVTLFRIFLPVGVEADGLGMAVLFWDSSVLASEIPNWWFRITREISGNWPPGYPLAIASLKPLLDDPLMAGRYLSAFASGVLTFVVAYASKTVSGRRDSSLLAAGLMATAPLSVAWDVRVRPETLFQVFFFGSIASTYVFLMRRDLVALRVLILSAGIACCIKYDGFLLVPGIIVSLRIGEREKGPLELLACLPYFAGFAIAIAWACVSPEYRMEYYTATSVTKLAWQGVRWAPTTMAAWAVASWWPISLLSVVGIGVLTRIRAVRSISLYSVSMLGLIAAAICINRDWSARHILIAIPLTITLASVGFQVLPWKRAIRFAIILALWAGSAYVSADWVAAEKEIWNETIGSGRTIAEIRRSNPEAVVWTDDTYLTPYWARSDLQPLNDPRLVKSGDYVLLHDVYGPLNRGTSLDEFREAIGAAVAVAEYSSSFRPLAGGLIDPSLLAERESLADIGPAPFWHRDESVTVRALLLRKD, from the coding sequence ATGGTGTGGCGCGTCACTCTGTTCAGGATATTTCTCCCGGTCGGTGTCGAAGCAGACGGTTTGGGGATGGCCGTACTGTTCTGGGATTCGAGTGTGCTCGCCTCGGAAATTCCGAATTGGTGGTTTCGAATCACCCGCGAAATCTCCGGAAACTGGCCACCGGGGTATCCCTTGGCCATCGCGTCTTTAAAGCCTTTGTTGGATGATCCCTTGATGGCGGGTCGGTATCTGAGCGCCTTCGCGTCCGGGGTGCTGACATTCGTGGTCGCTTATGCGTCAAAAACCGTTTCAGGACGACGCGACAGTTCGTTGTTGGCTGCGGGGCTGATGGCCACCGCGCCGCTCTCCGTGGCTTGGGATGTTCGGGTTCGTCCGGAGACCTTGTTTCAGGTGTTTTTCTTCGGTTCCATCGCATCCACGTATGTTTTTCTGATGAGGCGCGACTTAGTGGCCTTGCGAGTTCTGATTCTCTCAGCGGGAATCGCGTGCTGCATTAAATATGATGGATTCCTGCTCGTGCCCGGAATCATCGTCTCCCTTCGCATCGGCGAACGAGAAAAAGGACCTCTCGAACTCCTCGCCTGTCTCCCGTATTTCGCGGGATTCGCAATCGCGATCGCATGGGCTTGCGTGAGCCCGGAATACAGAATGGAATATTATACCGCGACTTCCGTGACGAAGTTGGCGTGGCAAGGCGTGCGTTGGGCTCCAACAACGATGGCCGCGTGGGCGGTCGCGTCATGGTGGCCCATCAGCCTGTTATCCGTAGTAGGGATCGGTGTGCTGACACGAATTCGAGCGGTCCGGTCAATTTCGCTGTATTCGGTCAGCATGTTGGGGTTGATTGCGGCAGCGATATGCATCAATCGAGACTGGAGCGCCCGTCACATCCTGATCGCGATACCCCTGACCATCACCTTGGCGAGCGTGGGCTTTCAGGTTCTTCCATGGAAGCGCGCGATTCGTTTTGCGATCATTCTCGCGTTATGGGCTGGCAGCGCGTACGTGTCGGCGGATTGGGTGGCGGCCGAAAAAGAGATATGGAACGAGACGATCGGTTCCGGTCGCACAATTGCGGAGATTCGACGGAGCAACCCCGAAGCCGTCGTCTGGACGGACGACACATATCTGACCCCATATTGGGCGCGTTCGGACTTGCAGCCCCTCAACGATCCTAGGTTGGTAAAAAGCGGCGATTATGTTCTGTTGCACGATGTGTACGGGCCGTTGAACCGGGGAACGAGTCTAGATGAGTTCCGCGAGGCAATCGGCGCCGCTGTCGCTGTCGCGGAATATTCTTCCTCTTTTCGACCTTTGGCGGGCGGTCTGATCGACCCCAGCCTACTTGCGGAGCGGGAATCCCTTGCGGATATAGGTCCAGCTCCGTTTTGGCATCGTGACGAATCCGTGACAGTGAGGGCTTTACTGCTGAGAAAGGATTGA